The Leadbetterella byssophila DSM 17132 DNA window ATCAGAACCTTTGATCCCGTTTCCTTCCACCGGAATACCGTCAATCACAATCAAAGGATCATTTGATGCATTTAATGAAGCTGCACCCCTGATTCTAAGGGTACTTCCTCCACCTGCAGAACCGCCTCCACTCGTGATCTGAAGGCCCGCCACTTTACCTTGTAATAATTGTTCTGACGACTGGATATTGCCCTTTTGAAAATCTTTGGCATTAATGGCAACAACGGATCCGGTAAGATCAGCTCTTTTGCGAGTTCCATATGCCACCACCACCACTTCTTCCAGTGACCAGTTAGCATCTTCTAAACTCACATCAATAGTACTCCTATTTCCTACTGCTACCTCTTGACTAATTTTTCCAACATAAGAAAATACTAAGGTAGCACCATCAGGCACACCAGCTAGAACATATTTTCCTTCATGATCAGTTAATGAGGCCAGGGTACTTCCCTTAACTGCTACCGTAGCTCCTATTACCCCGGAACCATCCGCAGCATGTGTCACCTTTCCACTCACACTCCGCTGAGCCCAAGCCGTGGAAAGTGCGAAGAGGAAAAGAAGTGCAGCGCCTATAGCACCGCGAAATCGTACGTGTCTTTGCATATCCGTTTAGTTAATTGTTAGACCTATATAGAAGTTTCCCATCATAAAATAGGAAATTTCTCAGGCAAAGTTACGAAGTACTCCTCCCATGGTTCGCCCCGCCTTGTACAATTTGTATAAAAAATTGCACACAAATAACTAACTCATTTTCAATGTCTTATAAAAAAGAAGAGTACCGCTTTTATAAACGGTACCCTTACACTCACTCACTTATGCACCCCACTATCCTTTTTTAAGGATATGGGAGGTGTTAATTATAACCAGGATTTTGCTTCAAATTTGGATTTAGCTTTAGTTGGTCATTCGGTATAGGGAATAACTTAGTATGTGCCGGAGAAGCAGGTTTAAATCTCCACGGATCATTAAACTTCCCAAACCGGATCAAGTCTTGGCGCTTATGTAGTTCCCAAGCCATTTCCCGGCCTCTCTCAGCTAACAGTTCGTTAAGGGTTAATTGGGCTGCTGTATACGGAGCCACTCCCGCTCTTTCCCTGATCACATTCACGTCAGTCAATGCCGCAGCGGTATTTCCTAGTCTTAAATTAGCTTCTGCACGCATCAAAATGGCATCCCCAAGTCTGTATACCACAAAGTCATTATCCTGACTGCTCAAAGGGTTATTCTTTTGGATCTCATATTTTGCACATCTGGCACCTCTCACACGAGTATCCGCACCTCCCGGCATCACAAGTGCAGGTACTTCAGGATTCAAGATCAAAGGGATATCATCATCATACAAAGGCGTTCCATCAGCTGCGTAACGCTGTCCTACCATCCACATGTTCTTCCTAATATCATCATCAGAGAAAGAGTAATAGAACTCCGGCACCGCACATGGACCGTTCCATGGACTGTTTCCTATGTTAAATTCCAACTGCTGCCTATAATGAAGTACCGGCATTTGGATATTAAATCCGGTACGCTTCGTCTTATCAAAAGCAGTAGCCAGGATGATTTCCGGAGAATCCTGATTGTTCACAGAGAAAGTACTGAAGAAATCAGAAGGGAGAGAGAACTTACCTGAACCAATAATCCTGGTAGTGTAATCTACTACTTTTGCCCATTGAGGAGTACCGGTATAGGTCTCAGCATTTAGGTATAGTTTTGCTAAAAGCATATCTACCACAAACTTGTTAAAGCGGGTATAATACGCTCCCCCTACGGTTTCACTAAGATTTGGATAAATCTCTAATAATTCTTTCTCAATGAAATCATACACCTGCTTGCTGGTACTCTGTGGTGGATTACCTGAAGAGACCCCATCAGCTATGATCACGTTTCCGAAGTGATCCAAAGCAATGTAATGGAAGAAAGCTCTCAAAGCTCTTAACTCCGCTACAGTACTAGGCTCATTTACAGAAGCTAATTGTAGATTAATGGCGGTAATGGCATCGTAACACCAGGTCCAGATACCGTTAAATCTGCCATTATCTTGGATGGCATCCCAGGTATGCGTATACATTCTCACGTGCTGTCCACCGTCGCCCCAGTCGCCACCACGCGTAGGAATCATCATCTCATCTGTACTAGGATATACCCAGAATAAAGTAGGCCAGTAATTCCCCACACGGTTATACAGTGGCCCAATCAGGGCTGCCTGCTGGGCAGGTGTACTACCGAACTTTTCTGTTGGAATTACATCATAGGTATTTTCTGTCAAATCTGTACAGGAAGCCATTAGCACACCTATACTCAATATTCTTATTATCTTTTTCATCGCATTCAAGAATTAAAAGGTCAGATTCACGCCTAATTGGAAAGATCTCGTTTTCGGATACACAGTAGAATAATCTAAACCCAAAGCATTTGGTCTTTGAGAAGAATTAGATTCCAAATCCCCCTTCGTTTGAAGCTCAGGATCTATACCCTTATACTTAGTGAAAAGAAGTAGGTTATTTCCTCCTAAGTAAATTCTGGCACGGCTCAAATTCTTACTTTTCACCGGTACATTATAACCTATTTGCCAGTTGTCCAGACGAACAAAAGACCCGTTTTCAATCCACATGGTAGTCAATCGGTTAGTATTATAATTATCCGGAAGATCATTCATGTCTTCTAGCATGTTCGTCTCCAAGATAGAACCCGGAATCATCAGGTTATTCCTGATATTGTTCAATATGCTATTACCAAAGGTCCCTCTCAACTGGAAGTTCAAATCAAAATTCCCGAAGGTGAAATTATTGCTCAATGCCCCCGTCAGGAATGGCTGAGGATTTCCTTGGCCTATCGGATTGCCCGCCTCTACGGCTACATACGCATCCGACTTAGAAACGTCAGTAGTACCTTGTCCGTCTCCACCTTTCATCACCACTTCACCATTACTGTTGAACTCTAGGAAACTTGGCACATTATTAAACTCACCTAAAGGTCTTCCCGGAGTTAAATACGATGCAAATACATCACTCAAACCTCTACCACCGAACGGATTGAAACGAATTTGCCCGGTTTGGAACTGATCATTGGATAAGGAAACTACCTTGTTTTTATTGTAGGATACCACTAATTGTGGCGTCCAAGTAAACTTAGGCTTCTCCACCACAGCACCTCCAAATGAGAACTCTACTCCGGAGTTTTTCATACTTCCTACGTTTGCTAGGATAGAACCCGTGAAGTAATCCACCCCATTAGCAGGTACAGAGTAGTTATAAAGCATGTCTTTCGTTAACTTATTATACCATTCCACGGTACCTGAGAACCTTCCGGACATGATTTGGAAATCCAGACCTACGTTTGTAGTCTCCAAAACCTCCCATTTTAGGTTGGGATTAGCATTCTGGGTAATAGCATATCCCGGTAAAAAATCTCCCACACTACCATCATAGTAGGTACCACTTGGTCCGTAAAGCATAATAGAGTT harbors:
- a CDS encoding RagB/SusD family nutrient uptake outer membrane protein, giving the protein MKKIIRILSIGVLMASCTDLTENTYDVIPTEKFGSTPAQQAALIGPLYNRVGNYWPTLFWVYPSTDEMMIPTRGGDWGDGGQHVRMYTHTWDAIQDNGRFNGIWTWCYDAITAINLQLASVNEPSTVAELRALRAFFHYIALDHFGNVIIADGVSSGNPPQSTSKQVYDFIEKELLEIYPNLSETVGGAYYTRFNKFVVDMLLAKLYLNAETYTGTPQWAKVVDYTTRIIGSGKFSLPSDFFSTFSVNNQDSPEIILATAFDKTKRTGFNIQMPVLHYRQQLEFNIGNSPWNGPCAVPEFYYSFSDDDIRKNMWMVGQRYAADGTPLYDDDIPLILNPEVPALVMPGGADTRVRGARCAKYEIQKNNPLSSQDNDFVVYRLGDAILMRAEANLRLGNTAAALTDVNVIRERAGVAPYTAAQLTLNELLAERGREMAWELHKRQDLIRFGKFNDPWRFKPASPAHTKLFPIPNDQLKLNPNLKQNPGYN